Proteins encoded within one genomic window of Bradyrhizobium sp. AZCC 1719:
- a CDS encoding BolA family protein: MPMDAHDIESMIKAAIPDAEVTIRDLAGDGDHYAATVISESFRGKSRVQQHQIVYQSLKGQMGGLLHALALQTGVPGGPGVPDS, encoded by the coding sequence ATGCCGATGGATGCCCACGATATCGAGTCGATGATCAAGGCAGCTATCCCCGATGCCGAGGTGACGATCCGCGATCTCGCAGGCGATGGCGACCACTACGCAGCGACCGTGATCTCGGAGTCGTTCCGTGGCAAGTCGCGCGTGCAGCAGCACCAGATCGTCTACCAGTCGCTCAAGGGGCAGATGGGCGGCTTGCTGCATGCGCTGGCGCTGCAGACCGGGGTACCTGGCGGACCCGGGGTACCAGACAGCTAG
- the purL gene encoding phosphoribosylformylglycinamidine synthase subunit PurL: protein MNEPQITPELVASHGLKPDEYERILKLIGRVPTFTELGIFSAMWNEHCSYKSSRIHLRGLPTKAPWVIQGPGENAGVIDIGDGQAVVFKMESHNHPSYIEPYQGATTGVGGILRDVFTMGARPIACLNALSFGAPEHPKTRHLVSGVVAGVGGYGNSFGVPTVGGQVRFHTRYDGNILVNAMAVGLAETDKIFYAAASGVNMPIVYLGSKTGRDGIHGASMASAEFDDDSAEKRPTVQVGDPFAEKLLLEACLEIMEKGCVIAIQDMGAAGLTCSAVEMGAKGDLGVELDLNAVPTRETGMSAYEMMLSESQERMLMVLKPEKEEEAEAIFKKWGLDFAVVGYTTPTKRFVVKHGGDVMADLPIKELGDEAPVYDRPHVPSAALPMVQAREVTAPIGISAALEKLIGTPELCSKRWVWEQYDHVILGNTVQRPGGDAAVVRVEDGPKGLALTVDVTPRYCEADPFEGGKQAVAEAWRNITAVGGRPLAITDNLNFGNPERPEIMGQFVGCLKGISEACSALDFPVVSGNVSLYNETNGRGILPTPSIGGVGLLDDFTKSATLAFKADDEAILLIGDTQGWLGQSVYLRDVCGREEGAPPPVDLAAEKRNGDVVRGMIHAGTATAVHDISDGGLLIALAEMAIAGGIGAQLLAAPASTVPHAYWFGEDQARYIVTVPAAEAGLVLAKMKGAGVPCARIGTTGGDAISITDQIPVLIKTLKTAFEQWLPAYMGGKAS, encoded by the coding sequence ATGAACGAGCCCCAGATCACCCCCGAACTCGTCGCCAGTCACGGTCTGAAGCCCGACGAGTATGAGCGCATCCTCAAGCTGATCGGGCGGGTGCCGACGTTCACCGAGCTCGGGATTTTCTCGGCGATGTGGAACGAGCACTGCTCGTACAAATCCTCGCGCATCCATTTGCGCGGCTTGCCGACCAAGGCGCCCTGGGTGATCCAGGGCCCGGGCGAGAACGCGGGCGTGATCGACATCGGGGACGGGCAGGCGGTCGTCTTCAAGATGGAGAGCCACAACCACCCGAGCTACATCGAGCCGTATCAAGGCGCGACCACCGGCGTCGGCGGCATTTTGCGCGATGTGTTCACGATGGGTGCGCGGCCTATTGCCTGCCTCAATGCGCTTTCCTTCGGCGCGCCGGAGCATCCGAAGACGCGCCATCTGGTGTCGGGCGTGGTGGCCGGCGTCGGCGGCTACGGCAATTCCTTCGGCGTGCCGACGGTTGGCGGGCAGGTGCGCTTCCACACCCGTTACGACGGCAACATCCTGGTCAACGCGATGGCGGTCGGCCTCGCCGAGACCGACAAGATTTTCTATGCGGCAGCCTCCGGCGTGAACATGCCGATCGTCTATCTCGGCTCCAAGACCGGCCGCGACGGCATTCACGGCGCCTCGATGGCGTCGGCCGAATTCGACGATGACTCCGCCGAGAAGCGGCCGACGGTGCAGGTCGGCGATCCCTTCGCCGAGAAGCTATTGCTGGAAGCCTGCCTCGAGATCATGGAAAAGGGTTGCGTCATCGCGATCCAGGACATGGGCGCGGCGGGCCTGACATGCTCGGCGGTCGAGATGGGCGCCAAGGGCGATCTCGGCGTCGAACTCGATCTCAACGCGGTGCCGACCCGCGAAACCGGCATGAGCGCCTACGAGATGATGCTCTCGGAAAGCCAGGAGCGCATGCTCATGGTGCTCAAGCCCGAGAAGGAAGAAGAGGCCGAGGCGATCTTCAAGAAGTGGGGGCTCGATTTCGCCGTGGTCGGCTACACCACGCCGACCAAGCGCTTCGTGGTCAAGCATGGCGGCGACGTGATGGCCGATCTGCCGATCAAGGAATTGGGCGACGAGGCGCCGGTGTATGACCGCCCGCACGTCCCATCCGCAGCCTTGCCGATGGTGCAGGCGCGCGAGGTGACGGCGCCGATCGGCATTTCGGCAGCGCTGGAGAAGCTGATCGGCACGCCGGAGCTGTGCTCGAAGCGCTGGGTCTGGGAGCAATACGACCACGTCATTCTGGGCAATACCGTGCAGCGTCCGGGCGGCGATGCTGCGGTGGTGCGCGTCGAGGACGGGCCGAAGGGGCTCGCGCTCACCGTCGACGTGACGCCGCGCTATTGCGAGGCCGATCCGTTCGAGGGCGGCAAGCAGGCCGTTGCCGAAGCCTGGCGCAACATCACCGCGGTCGGCGGCCGGCCGCTCGCAATCACCGATAATCTCAATTTCGGTAATCCGGAACGGCCCGAGATCATGGGCCAGTTCGTCGGCTGCCTGAAAGGCATTTCGGAAGCCTGCAGCGCGCTCGACTTTCCGGTCGTCTCCGGCAATGTCTCGCTCTACAACGAGACCAATGGCCGCGGCATCCTGCCGACACCCTCGATCGGCGGCGTTGGCCTGCTCGATGATTTCACGAAGTCCGCCACACTCGCGTTCAAGGCCGATGACGAGGCCATCCTGCTGATCGGCGACACCCAGGGCTGGCTCGGTCAGTCCGTTTACTTGCGCGACGTCTGCGGCCGCGAGGAGGGTGCGCCGCCGCCGGTCGATCTCGCGGCCGAAAAGCGCAACGGCGACGTGGTGCGCGGCATGATCCATGCCGGCACGGCGACCGCGGTGCATGACATCTCCGACGGTGGGCTGTTGATTGCGCTGGCCGAGATGGCGATTGCCGGCGGCATCGGCGCGCAGCTCTTGGCCGCGCCAGCCTCGACCGTGCCGCACGCCTACTGGTTCGGCGAAGACCAGGCGCGCTATATCGTCACCGTACCGGCGGCAGAGGCGGGCCTGGTGCTGGCGAAGATGAAGGGGGCGGGCGTTCCGTGCGCGCGGATCGGCACCACGGGCGGCGATGCGATCAGCATCACCGACCAGATTCCGGTTTTGATCAAAACGCTGAAGACGGCGTTCGAGCAGTGGCTGCCGGCCTATATGGGCGGCAAGGCGTCGTAG
- a CDS encoding DUF1476 domain-containing protein — MTTFDKREEGFEKKFALDEEQKFKAEVRRNKLLGLWAAEKLGLSGDAATAYSKEVVAADFEQAGDKDVQDKVVKDLTAKGVAVTAQEVRVKMDELIAVAAAQVKAGN, encoded by the coding sequence ATGACCACTTTCGACAAGCGCGAGGAAGGTTTTGAGAAGAAATTCGCCCTCGATGAGGAGCAGAAGTTCAAGGCTGAGGTACGCCGCAACAAGCTGCTCGGTCTTTGGGCAGCGGAAAAGCTCGGGCTGTCGGGCGATGCCGCCACCGCCTATTCCAAGGAAGTGGTCGCGGCCGACTTCGAGCAAGCCGGCGACAAGGACGTCCAGGACAAGGTGGTGAAGGATCTTACCGCCAAGGGCGTCGCCGTCACCGCGCAGGAAGTTCGCGTCAAGATGGACGAACTGATTGCGGTTGCCGCCGCCCAGGTGAAGGCGGGGAACTGA
- a CDS encoding acyltransferase family protein, with protein MTSISTVGHADVGAVPQAKSRNLSLDRARTFLTLVVLLHHAVIPYTYFGHTDPTSFFGFDMIVLATDSFFMAMFFFLSGLFAWSGIARKGPLSYLADRLLRLGLPFVICAFTVIPLAYYAISLRHHPEIGFSEYWWNMITKGPWPSGPIWFLWVLLVFDVVACILYRLSPNLLDPINRLSLHGRRRPAVFFAVMLAVTAAFYIPGLVHYGHSSWFEFGPFSVQHGRVMLYASYFFFGAGIGVAQMDRGLLAAEGRMAKVSWDWMVLAIVPYCLLWVLIFIKREILGNPSPLPDWYEVLYAICFTVFSVAIMFLILAFFQRFRQSGSAKLLDPMQADAYGMFLVHYPIALWLQYWLFDYELPAIVKATVGFVLTVAGSWALTRALRQIPGATKVL; from the coding sequence ATGACATCGATTTCCACCGTGGGGCATGCCGACGTGGGCGCAGTGCCCCAAGCCAAATCGCGAAACCTTTCGCTTGATCGCGCGCGCACCTTCCTGACGCTGGTGGTGCTGCTCCACCACGCCGTCATCCCCTATACCTATTTCGGTCATACCGATCCGACGTCATTCTTCGGCTTCGACATGATCGTGCTCGCCACTGACAGTTTCTTCATGGCGATGTTCTTTTTCCTGTCGGGGCTGTTCGCCTGGTCCGGTATCGCCCGGAAGGGACCGCTGAGCTATTTGGCAGATCGCCTGCTTCGGCTTGGCTTACCCTTCGTGATCTGCGCCTTCACGGTCATTCCGCTCGCCTACTACGCCATCTCACTGCGGCACCATCCCGAGATCGGCTTTTCGGAATACTGGTGGAATATGATCACGAAGGGCCCGTGGCCGAGCGGGCCGATCTGGTTCCTTTGGGTCCTGCTCGTTTTCGACGTGGTGGCCTGCATCTTGTATCGGCTGTCACCCAACTTGCTCGATCCGATCAACCGCCTCTCCCTGCACGGTCGTCGCCGGCCCGCAGTGTTCTTCGCGGTCATGCTTGCTGTCACCGCTGCGTTCTACATTCCCGGGCTGGTTCACTACGGACATAGCAGTTGGTTTGAGTTCGGGCCGTTCTCGGTCCAGCACGGGCGCGTGATGCTCTATGCGAGCTACTTCTTTTTCGGTGCCGGCATCGGCGTTGCGCAAATGGACCGCGGGCTGCTCGCTGCAGAGGGCCGGATGGCGAAGGTGAGCTGGGACTGGATGGTGCTGGCGATCGTTCCGTATTGCCTCTTGTGGGTGCTGATCTTCATCAAGCGCGAAATATTGGGCAACCCGTCGCCGTTGCCGGACTGGTATGAAGTGCTCTATGCCATCTGCTTCACCGTTTTCAGCGTGGCCATCATGTTTCTGATCCTGGCCTTTTTCCAGAGGTTCAGGCAATCGGGCTCAGCCAAGCTGCTCGATCCGATGCAGGCGGACGCCTACGGCATGTTCCTGGTGCACTACCCGATCGCACTGTGGCTGCAATACTGGCTGTTCGATTATGAGCTGCCAGCGATCGTGAAGGCGACAGTCGGATTCGTGCTGACGGTCGCAGGAAGCTGGGCGCTGACGCGAGCGTTGCGGCAGATCCCCGGCGCGACGAAGGTGCTGTAG
- a CDS encoding LysR family transcriptional regulator, producing the protein MDSDALLTFLTIHRRGGISNAAKALHRSQPAISRRIALLEQELGVPLFERIAGRTTLSDAGKVLVPHAERAVAAAQDAENAVRALARPNLGPVALAVVGTLAGGRLSAVLRRFAAEHPEVELSLRTATSAEVSDMVRRGEVTIGLRYDRDRSRDLDCELLLSERLQVVCALDHPRAGRRIAKLAELRGERWIAFPVVPGRREITAAHVFALFQIHGLGEIDWTPVDSLTAQKRLVEAGLGIALLSESNAAEELRHKTISTIAVRDLKASHDVVTVTRRGGFLSAAAQRLLEIVRREYRGTKAFGC; encoded by the coding sequence ATGGACAGCGATGCGCTTCTCACCTTCCTGACCATTCATCGCCGCGGCGGCATTTCGAATGCCGCGAAAGCGCTGCACCGCTCGCAGCCGGCGATTTCGCGACGTATTGCGCTGCTGGAGCAGGAGCTCGGCGTGCCGTTGTTCGAGCGGATCGCGGGGCGCACGACGCTGAGTGACGCCGGAAAAGTGCTGGTGCCTCATGCGGAGCGCGCGGTGGCTGCGGCCCAGGATGCGGAGAATGCGGTGCGCGCACTGGCGCGGCCGAATTTGGGACCGGTCGCGCTCGCCGTCGTCGGCACGCTTGCCGGCGGGCGGCTGTCGGCGGTTCTCAGGCGCTTCGCGGCCGAGCATCCCGAGGTCGAATTGAGCCTGCGTACCGCGACCAGTGCGGAGGTCAGCGACATGGTTCGGCGCGGCGAAGTGACCATCGGCCTGCGCTATGATCGCGACCGTTCACGCGACCTCGACTGCGAATTGCTGCTCTCCGAACGGCTGCAGGTCGTATGCGCGCTGGATCATCCGCGTGCCGGCCGCCGGATCGCAAAGCTCGCCGAACTGCGCGGCGAGCGCTGGATCGCGTTTCCGGTCGTACCGGGACGGCGCGAGATCACGGCCGCGCACGTCTTTGCGCTGTTCCAGATCCACGGCCTCGGCGAAATCGACTGGACGCCAGTCGACAGCTTGACTGCGCAGAAGCGCCTGGTCGAAGCCGGCCTTGGCATTGCGCTGTTATCGGAGAGCAACGCTGCAGAGGAACTGCGACACAAGACGATTTCGACAATCGCCGTGCGCGATCTCAAGGCAAGCCATGACGTCGTCACAGTAACGCGCCGCGGCGGCTTCCTGAGCGCGGCGGCGCAGCGCTTGCTGGAGATCGTGCGCAGGGAATATCGCGGCACGAAGGCGTTCGGATGTTAG
- a CDS encoding PaaI family thioesterase encodes MNELPQNAFHRRPDLHVETEGEFAGWRTWTRDSFETHNGPFWHRMDENGKVRCAFRVEKKHLNGMRNVHGGCFMSFADYCLFAIASSVLEGPGVTVSFACEFLDAAREGELVECEGEITRAGGSLIFLRGVLKSGERSLFTFSGTIKRVKWKKPTGTGAVAT; translated from the coding sequence GTGAACGAACTCCCCCAAAATGCATTTCACCGCCGCCCCGATCTGCATGTCGAAACCGAGGGCGAATTTGCCGGCTGGCGGACCTGGACCCGCGACAGTTTCGAGACCCATAACGGCCCTTTCTGGCACCGCATGGACGAAAACGGGAAGGTCCGCTGCGCGTTCCGGGTCGAGAAGAAGCACCTCAACGGCATGCGCAACGTCCATGGCGGCTGCTTCATGTCGTTCGCCGATTACTGCCTGTTTGCGATCGCCTCTTCCGTACTTGAAGGGCCGGGCGTGACGGTATCGTTTGCCTGTGAGTTTCTCGATGCCGCGCGCGAGGGCGAACTGGTCGAATGCGAGGGCGAAATCACGCGCGCCGGCGGCTCGCTGATCTTCCTGCGCGGCGTGCTGAAATCCGGCGAGCGGTCGCTGTTCACCTTCTCGGGCACGATCAAGCGGGTGAAGTGGAAGAAGCCGACTGGCACCGGCGCCGTTGCCACCTGA
- a CDS encoding DUF427 domain-containing protein yields the protein MKLPGPDHPITITANPKRVRASVGGVVIADTTRALTLKEASYPAVQYVPREDANMALLSRTERTTHCPYKGDANYFSINANGKSLENSIWTYETPFPAMAEIAGHLAFYPDKVTIEEVA from the coding sequence ATGAAATTGCCCGGTCCCGACCATCCGATCACGATTACGGCAAACCCCAAGCGCGTCCGGGCCTCGGTGGGCGGCGTGGTCATTGCCGATACCACCCGCGCGCTGACCCTGAAGGAAGCCAGCTATCCGGCGGTGCAATATGTGCCGCGCGAGGATGCCAATATGGCGTTACTGTCCCGGACCGAGCGGACTACGCACTGCCCTTACAAGGGGGACGCGAACTATTTCAGCATCAACGCCAACGGCAAGAGCCTCGAAAATTCGATCTGGACCTACGAGACGCCCTTCCCGGCCATGGCCGAGATCGCCGGCCATCTGGCGTTCTACCCGGACAAGGTGACGATCGAGGAAGTGGCGTAG
- the purS gene encoding phosphoribosylformylglycinamidine synthase subunit PurS, giving the protein MKARVTVTLKSGILDPQGKAIEGALKSLGVDGVASVRQGKVFDIELSGSDKAKAEAALKDAADKLLANTVIENYAIEMKA; this is encoded by the coding sequence GTGAAGGCACGCGTTACCGTTACGTTGAAGTCCGGCATCCTCGATCCGCAGGGCAAGGCCATCGAAGGCGCGCTGAAATCGCTCGGCGTCGATGGCGTCGCCAGCGTCCGCCAGGGCAAGGTGTTCGACATCGAACTATCCGGCTCGGACAAGGCCAAGGCAGAGGCGGCATTGAAGGATGCCGCCGACAAGCTGTTGGCGAATACGGTGATCGAGAATTACGCTATCGAGATGAAGGCTTAG
- the purQ gene encoding phosphoribosylformylglycinamidine synthase subunit PurQ produces MKSAVLVFPGINRERDMARALKLVSGEEAAMVWHADTALPKGTDLVVVPGGFSYGDYLRCGAIAARAPVMDAVRKYAADGGLVLGVCNGFQILCEAGLLPGVLMRNARLKFVCRDVHLRVERSDSPFTRGYNAGQVIRVPVAHGEGNYEADEETVKRLEGEGRVLYRYCTPEGIVDEESNINGAAQSIAGIVNERGNVLGMMPHPENHVEDIMGCTDGRGLFAGLAAHLQKAA; encoded by the coding sequence ATGAAATCAGCCGTTCTCGTCTTTCCCGGAATCAACCGCGAGCGCGACATGGCGCGCGCGCTCAAGCTCGTCTCCGGTGAGGAGGCGGCGATGGTCTGGCACGCCGACACCGCGCTGCCCAAGGGCACCGATTTGGTGGTCGTGCCCGGCGGGTTTTCCTATGGCGATTACCTGCGCTGCGGCGCCATTGCCGCGCGCGCGCCAGTCATGGATGCGGTGCGTAAGTATGCGGCCGATGGCGGCCTCGTGCTTGGCGTCTGCAACGGTTTTCAGATCTTGTGCGAAGCAGGCTTGCTGCCCGGCGTCTTGATGCGCAATGCGCGGCTGAAATTCGTCTGCAGGGACGTGCATCTGCGAGTCGAGCGCTCGGATTCGCCGTTCACGCGCGGCTACAATGCCGGCCAGGTCATCCGCGTGCCGGTCGCGCATGGCGAGGGCAATTATGAGGCCGATGAAGAAACCGTGAAGCGGCTGGAGGGCGAGGGGCGGGTGCTCTACCGCTACTGCACCCCTGAGGGCATCGTCGACGAGGAGTCCAACATCAACGGCGCCGCGCAGTCGATCGCCGGCATCGTCAACGAGCGCGGCAACGTGCTCGGCATGATGCCGCACCCGGAAAACCACGTCGAAGACATCATGGGCTGCACCGACGGCCGCGGCCTGTTCGCGGGCCTTGCCGCGCATCTGCAAAAAGCCGCGTGA
- a CDS encoding low temperature requirement protein A — protein MTDNAHGALFRRIVPHQHSRVTYAELFFDLVFVFAITQISHTLLAHFTPLGALQVTLLFLAVWWVWVFTTWITNWLNPEKTPVRLLLFAMMLGGLVLSTSIPKAFDERGLWFAIAYAGMQVGKTIFLWLSTPPSRPRTRMNAVRIAVWLSVSAIFWIAGGIVEGQLRLALWAVALVIEYISPAVRFWIPRHGASSVSDWMIEGGHMAERCGLFIIIALGESIVVIGATFAELAWTTENVLAFVSALVGSIAMWWIYFHVGAEAGSEQLSKSSEPGRLARLAYTYLHLPIVAGIIVAAVADELVLKHPGGHSDLKTVMSAIGGPLLFLFGTILFKLSFRGFLQLSHGAGIITLCVLAWFASELSPLMLSILTTAIMIAVAVWETVSLRSDPAE, from the coding sequence ATGACAGACAACGCACACGGCGCGCTGTTTCGCCGAATCGTGCCGCACCAGCATAGCCGCGTCACGTACGCGGAGTTGTTCTTCGATCTCGTCTTCGTCTTTGCGATCACGCAAATTTCGCACACGCTGCTGGCTCACTTTACGCCGCTGGGTGCGTTGCAGGTCACGCTGCTGTTTCTCGCGGTCTGGTGGGTATGGGTATTCACTACCTGGATCACCAACTGGCTCAATCCCGAAAAGACTCCGGTCCGTCTCCTGCTGTTTGCGATGATGCTGGGCGGGCTGGTGCTATCGACCTCGATTCCAAAGGCGTTTGACGAGCGCGGCTTGTGGTTTGCCATCGCCTACGCGGGGATGCAGGTCGGCAAGACGATATTTCTCTGGTTGTCGACGCCGCCATCGCGCCCGCGGACACGCATGAATGCAGTACGGATCGCTGTCTGGCTGTCGGTGTCGGCCATCTTCTGGATCGCCGGCGGGATAGTCGAAGGCCAGTTGCGGTTGGCGCTATGGGCCGTTGCGCTCGTCATCGAATATATCTCGCCGGCGGTGCGGTTCTGGATTCCCCGCCACGGCGCGTCCTCGGTCTCGGACTGGATGATCGAAGGCGGGCATATGGCCGAGCGCTGTGGGCTGTTCATCATCATCGCGCTTGGCGAATCCATCGTCGTCATCGGCGCGACTTTTGCCGAACTCGCCTGGACCACCGAAAACGTTCTGGCGTTCGTCTCGGCCTTGGTCGGCAGCATCGCGATGTGGTGGATCTATTTCCACGTCGGCGCCGAAGCCGGCTCCGAGCAGCTTTCAAAATCGAGCGAGCCGGGAAGGCTGGCACGGCTGGCCTACACCTATCTGCACCTGCCGATCGTAGCCGGCATCATCGTCGCGGCGGTGGCGGACGAACTGGTGCTGAAGCACCCCGGCGGACATTCCGATCTCAAGACGGTAATGAGCGCGATCGGCGGCCCCTTGCTGTTTCTGTTCGGGACCATCCTGTTCAAGCTGAGCTTTCGCGGCTTCCTTCAACTCTCCCACGGGGCGGGCATCATCACGCTTTGCGTGCTCGCCTGGTTCGCAAGCGAGCTGTCGCCGTTGATGCTGTCGATCCTGACCACCGCGATCATGATCGCGGTCGCGGTGTGGGAAACGGTCTCGCTGCGATCCGATCCGGCAGAATAG
- a CDS encoding tripartite tricarboxylate transporter substrate-binding protein: MSRLTIVVVALLCAVAAHAQDYPKRPITMIVPFAAGGTSDVIARVVAEEMTKSLGQPIVIENVAGAGGSTALTRAARAEADGYTIAIGNAGTSAATYTIYPKLPFTPESFVPIAVVAKTFGIVALRKDFPAKNLQDFIAYAKKNPGKVNLGHAGVGSSNFLICKSFVQAAGIDVTLVGYRGAAPALTDAIGGQIDGVCDAAASVSQAIDDKLVRGLVVGSTVRLATLPGLPTSSEAGLPEFEAQGWNGLFAPKGTPPAIIAKLNAAARTAVESEAVKKRFHDLSTVAPDANEHASEVLGQLVTRDVEKYRKLLEEKK; encoded by the coding sequence GTGTCGCGCCTGACGATTGTCGTTGTGGCGCTACTATGCGCCGTGGCAGCCCACGCGCAGGATTATCCCAAGCGTCCCATCACCATGATCGTGCCGTTCGCGGCCGGCGGCACCTCCGACGTGATCGCGCGTGTGGTCGCCGAGGAGATGACCAAGTCGCTCGGGCAGCCGATCGTGATCGAGAATGTCGCGGGCGCCGGCGGCTCGACCGCGCTGACGCGTGCCGCGCGGGCGGAAGCGGACGGCTACACCATCGCGATCGGCAATGCCGGCACCAGCGCCGCGACCTATACGATCTATCCGAAACTGCCGTTCACGCCGGAATCCTTCGTGCCGATTGCGGTGGTAGCGAAAACCTTCGGCATCGTCGCGTTGCGCAAGGATTTCCCCGCCAAGAACCTGCAGGATTTCATCGCCTATGCGAAGAAAAATCCCGGCAAAGTCAACCTCGGCCATGCCGGCGTCGGCTCCTCGAATTTCCTGATCTGCAAGAGCTTTGTGCAGGCCGCCGGCATCGACGTGACGCTGGTCGGCTATCGCGGCGCGGCGCCGGCGCTGACGGATGCGATCGGCGGCCAGATCGACGGCGTCTGCGACGCGGCCGCGTCGGTGTCGCAGGCGATCGATGACAAGCTGGTAAGGGGCCTCGTCGTCGGCTCAACGGTGCGGCTTGCAACCTTGCCCGGCCTGCCGACTTCCTCCGAGGCCGGTCTTCCCGAATTCGAGGCGCAGGGCTGGAACGGCCTGTTCGCTCCAAAAGGCACGCCGCCTGCGATCATCGCGAAACTGAACGCCGCCGCCAGGACCGCCGTCGAGAGCGAGGCGGTGAAGAAGCGTTTTCACGATCTCTCCACCGTTGCGCCCGACGCCAACGAGCATGCGAGCGAAGTGCTCGGCCAGTTGGTGACGCGGGACGTCGAGAAATACAGGAAGCTGCTGGAAGAGAAGAAATAG
- the purC gene encoding phosphoribosylaminoimidazolesuccinocarboxamide synthase codes for MSRRRRIYEGKAKVLYEGPEPGTLIQHFKDDATAFNAKKHQVIEGKGVLNNRISEYLFQHLNDIGVPTHFIRRLNMREQLIREVEIVPLEVVVRNVAAGSLSQRLGIEEGTQLPRSIIEFYYKNDQLNDPMVSEEHITAFGWATPQEIDDIMALAIRVNDFLTGLFLGIGIRLVDFKMECGRLFENEMMRIIVADEISPDSCRLWDIKSNEKLDKDRFRRDLGGLLEAYTEVAKRLGILMENERPAGSGPVLVKS; via the coding sequence ATGAGCCGTCGACGCCGTATTTATGAAGGCAAGGCCAAGGTCCTGTATGAAGGTCCGGAGCCGGGAACCCTGATCCAGCACTTCAAGGATGATGCGACCGCGTTCAATGCGAAGAAACACCAGGTGATCGAGGGCAAGGGCGTCCTCAACAACCGGATTTCGGAGTACCTGTTTCAGCACCTCAACGACATCGGGGTGCCGACCCATTTCATCCGCCGCCTCAACATGCGCGAGCAGTTGATTCGCGAGGTCGAGATCGTGCCGCTGGAGGTGGTGGTGCGGAACGTCGCCGCCGGTTCGCTGTCGCAGCGCCTCGGTATCGAGGAGGGCACCCAACTGCCGCGCTCGATCATCGAATTCTATTACAAGAACGACCAGCTCAACGACCCCATGGTGTCGGAAGAGCACATCACCGCGTTCGGCTGGGCGACGCCGCAGGAAATCGACGACATCATGGCGCTCGCCATCCGCGTCAACGACTTCCTCACCGGACTGTTCCTGGGGATCGGGATCCGCCTGGTCGATTTCAAGATGGAATGCGGCCGTCTGTTCGAGAACGAGATGATGCGGATCATCGTCGCCGACGAAATCTCGCCCGACTCATGCCGGCTGTGGGATATCAAGTCGAACGAGAAGCTCGACAAGGACCGTTTCCGCCGTGATCTCGGCGGCTTGCTTGAAGCCTATACCGAGGTGGCGAAACGTCTGGGCATTCTGATGGAGAACGAGCGCCCGGCCGGTTCGGGTCCGGTGCTGGTGAAGAGCTAA
- a CDS encoding DUF1328 domain-containing protein — protein sequence MTILKWALIFFLVSIVAGILGFTGISEASADIARFLFYVFVVIFLVLLILGLTIFRV from the coding sequence ATGACAATTCTCAAATGGGCGCTGATCTTCTTTCTGGTGTCGATCGTTGCCGGCATCCTCGGCTTCACCGGCATTTCGGAGGCCTCCGCCGACATCGCCCGCTTCCTGTTCTATGTCTTCGTCGTGATCTTCCTGGTGCTCCTGATCCTCGGGCTCACGATATTCAGGGTGTAG